The following proteins are co-located in the Salvelinus namaycush isolate Seneca chromosome 31, SaNama_1.0, whole genome shotgun sequence genome:
- the ssna1 gene encoding Sjoegren syndrome nuclear autoantigen 1, whose protein sequence is MTQQGAALQTYNNELVKCIEELCSKRDELNRQIQLEEEEKGRLQHDIRVLTEKLSRVNESLARRLTARADFDRTIAETEAAYMKILESSQTLLSVLKKEAGNLGKATEPRGKDH, encoded by the exons ATGACCCAACAAGGAGCAGCGCTACAAACCTACAACAATGAGCTTGTCAAGT GTATCGAGGAGCTGTGCTCTAAGAGGGATGAGTTGAACCGTCAGATacagctggaggaggaggagaagggtcgTCTACAACACGACATTCGTGTCCTCACTGAGAAGCTGAGCCGCGTCAATGAGAGCTTGGCCAGACGACTCACCGCCCGCGCTGACTTTGACCGCACCATCGCTGAGACTGAGGCTGCCTATATGAAG ATTCTGGAGAGCTCTCAGACACTGCTGAGTGTACTAAAGAAGGAAGCGGGAAATCTCGGCAAAGCCACTGAACCCAGAGGGAAAGATCACTGA
- the anapc2 gene encoding anaphase-promoting complex subunit 2, with protein sequence MMDSTEMLFSVPQGLSSAWDTVTAALVSPVSNDITMSDESLSEGLSLLCSNSLGQFLEGWLMETLQVRLTTAIAPEFWAGMKQPENELEEKDRARILLMAFRTLLDRLQPFLGGLERLGTWQDEGRGGLCGPGARGLRERAFSVIRAILLFSPSAVLQERILEFYSRTFSVHMTQEGEAGEAEEGGGGPEGGVCQGCTVPTQRCWCQQALEQLQELSQVLSRLQLLERVSSEAVTSILHKLIEQRMEQHCRGEYESSFLFDFQEWLELVLGWLSRVFASDVGGVSGLGTVPNGTGSGAGVVGQPANAVLQRWRCHMHQFFCRIYVNMRIEELFSIIRDFPESKPAIDDLKFCLERTNQRQQLLTSLKTAFDTRLLHPGVHTSDIITVYISAIKALRELDPSMVILQVACQPIRKYLRTREDTVRQIVASLTGDAEGCSDLANELSRADPVTLETQDSEDEGSDPEEWTPDPKDAVTDKTGSKRRSSDIITLLVSIYGSKEIFIDEYRTVLADRLLHQFNYNTAREIRNVELLKLRFGESHMHYCEVMLKDVADSRRINTNIREEESRLAEEEQPPLSLSAMILSSEFWPTLKEEKMELPPLASQAMEAYTHRYEKLKAMRTLSWKPHLGLVTLDVELEDRTLTNLTVSPIHAAIILHFQDKSSWTLEDLSGVLGVPQEMVRRKLALWQQQGVLKEEAGGRYSVLETGSSRERPERGVMLIDSDEEGDSNTTTQSEQREEKLQLFWAYIQAMLTNLETMTLERIHSMLRMFVATGPIVTEMDVNELQAFLQRKVRDHQLIVSAGVYRLPKSTN encoded by the exons ATGATGGACTCTACTGAGATGTTATTCTCAGTACCACAGGGGCTATCTTCTGCTTGGGACACCGTAACTGCAGCTCTG GTGTCTCCAGTGTCCAATGACATCACCATGTCTGATGAGTCTCTCTCTGAGGGGCTTAGCCTGCTGTGCTCTAACAGCCTGGGACAGTTTCTGGAGGGATGGCTAATGGAGACCCTGCAGGTGCGTCTTACTACTGCTATTGCCCCTGAGTTCTGGGCTGGAATGAAGCAACCAGAGAATGAGCTGGAGGAGAAGGACAGGGCCAGGATCCTACTCATGGCCTTCCGTACCCTTTTGGACAGACTGCAACCTTTCCTAG GAGGGTTGGAGAGGCTGGGTACCTGGCAGGACGAGGGCCGGGGTGGTCTGTGTGGCCCTGGTGCCAGGGGTCTCCGTGAGAGGGCCTTCTCCGTCATCAGGGCCATTCTGCTGTTCTCCCCCTCGGCTGTGCTCCAGGAGAGAATACTGGAGTTCTACAGTAGGACTTTCTCTGTGCACATGACCcaggagggggaggcaggggaggcTGAGGAGGGGGGCGGGGGGCCTGAGGGGGGGGTCTGTCAGGGCTGCACTGTCCCCACTCAGCGATGCTGGTGTCAGCAAGCCCTGGAGCAGCTGCAAGAGCTCAGCCAAGTACT GTCCAGGTTGCAGCTATTGGAGCGGGTCAGCTCAGAGGCGGTGACGTCCATCTTACACAAACTGATAGAGCAGCGGATGGAGCAGCACTGCAGGGGGGAGTACGAGAGCTCTTTTCTCTTCGACTTTCAGGAG tgGCTAGAGCTGGTGTTGGGCTGGTTGAGCAGGGTGTTTGCCAGTGATGTGGGTGGAGTCAGTGGACTGGGCACGGTGCCCAACGGCACAGGCAGCGGGGCTGGGGTGGTGGGCCAGCCAGCTAATGCCGTGCTGCAGCGCTGGAGGTGTCACATGCACCAGTTCTTCTGCAGGATCTACGTCAACATGAGGATCGAGGAGCTCTTCAGCATCATCAGAG ATTTTCCTGAGTCAAAGCCTGCCATCGATGACCTCAAGTTCTGCCTGGAGAGAACCAATCAGAGGCAGCAGCTCCTCACGTCCCTTAAGACAGCCTTTGACACCCGTCTGCTTCACCCAG GAGTCCATACCTCTGACATCATCACTGTGTACATCTCAGCTATAAAGGCCCTACGGGAGCTGGACCCGTCCATGGTCATCCTGCAGGTTGCGTGCCAACCAATCCGCAAGTACCTCAG GACGCGGGAGGATACAGTGCGTCAGATAGTGGCCAGCCTTACTGGAGATGCGGAGGGCTGCAGTGACCTGGCCAATGAGTTGTCCCGTGCCGACCCCGTGACCCTGGAGACCCAGGACAGTGAGGACGAGGGCAGCGACCCAGAGGAATGGACCCCAGACCCTAAGGATGCTGTGACAG ACAAGACAGGGTCTAAGCGACGTTCGTCTGACATCATCACTCTTCTGGTCAGCATATATGGCAGTAAAGAGATTTTCATAGATGAGTACAGAACTGTCCTGGCAGACAGGCTGCTCCACCAGTTCAACTACAATACAGCCAG GGAGATTCGTAATGTGGAGTTGCTCAAACTGAGATTCGGAGAGTCCCATATGCACTACTGCGAGGTGATGCTGAAG gacgTGGCTGACTCACGAAGGATCAACACCAACATCCGTGAGGAGGAGTCCAGGCTGGCTGAGGAGGAGCAGCCCCCTCTGTCCCTGTCAGCCATGATCCTGTCCTCTGAGTTCTGGCCCACACtgaaggaggagaagatggagctCCCGCCCCTGGCCTCCCAAGCCATGGAGGCCTACACACACCGCTACGAGAAACTCAAG GCGATGAGGACCCTGAGCTGGAAGCCTCATCTGGGCTTAGTGACCCTGGATGTGGAGCTGGAGGACAGGACTCTGACTAACCTGACTGTGTCCCCCATCCACGCTGCCATCATCCTGCACTTCCAAGACAAAA GCTCGTGGACTCTGGAGGATCTGAGTGGGGTCCTGGGCGTGCCCCAGGAAATGGTGAGGAGGAAGTTGGCTCTGTGGCAGCAGCAGGGGGTCCTAAAGGAGGAGGCTGGGGGGCGCTACTCTGTCCTGGAAACAGGCTCGTCCCGGGAGAGACCTGAGAGAGGGGTGATGCTGATTGACAGTGACGAGGAGGGAGACTCCaataccaccactcagtcagagcAGAGGGAGGAGAAACTACAG TTGTTCTGGGCCTACATCCAGGCCATGCTGACCAACCTGGAGACCATGACCCTAGAGCGCATCCACTCCATGCTCAGGATGTTCGTTGCCACGGGACCAATTGTCACAGAGATGGACGTGAACGAGCTGCAGGCCTTCCTGCAGAGGAAAGTGCGAGACCATCAGCTCATCGTGTCCGCAGGCGTCTACAGACTGCCCAAGTCCACCAACTGa